A DNA window from Flavisolibacter ginsenosidimutans contains the following coding sequences:
- a CDS encoding B12-binding domain-containing radical SAM protein, translating into MKKVLLTHSYFLQFDAKQKKLGQPYAPLGTLYAAAVLRQHDFDVSVHDVMFAHNADEVIQCLERVQPSYFVLYDDGFNYLTKMCLTNMREAAFKMIGLAKQRNCVVIVSSSDSTDHAEKYLAAGADFILLGEAEQTLLELLQSLEAGSKNVDTIQGLVYKQENKVGKTPRREILRDLDSLPFPAWDLIDLEPYRQSWLKHAGYFSVNVGTTRGCPFKCNWCAKPIYGNRYNARSPQNVVDELLLLNENVNYDHIWFCDDIFGLKPGWVQEFAELVLKNKLQLKFKIQSRADLLVQENYVSALAKAGCENVWMGAESGSQKILDAMDKGTTVDQIETATALLKKHGIKPSFFIQFGYLGETGADISLTIKMINKLLPHEIGISVSYPLPGTKFHETVKEQLKGKANWTDSDDLAMLFQNQYPPSFYKQLHRYVHKSYRKHLALNTASKLLQNPLTMEFNAVKKALSVLYYIPATYLQKRKLRQLQQPA; encoded by the coding sequence ATGAAAAAAGTATTGCTAACGCACTCCTATTTTCTGCAGTTTGATGCAAAGCAAAAAAAACTGGGACAACCGTATGCACCCCTGGGGACTTTGTATGCTGCCGCCGTGTTGCGTCAGCACGACTTCGACGTTTCCGTACACGACGTAATGTTTGCACACAATGCCGATGAAGTCATCCAGTGCCTTGAAAGAGTTCAACCAAGTTATTTTGTTCTCTACGACGACGGCTTTAACTATCTCACCAAAATGTGTCTCACCAACATGCGCGAAGCGGCGTTTAAAATGATTGGTTTGGCCAAACAACGGAACTGCGTCGTAATTGTTTCCAGCTCCGACAGCACCGATCACGCCGAAAAATATTTGGCCGCCGGTGCCGATTTCATTCTGCTTGGCGAAGCCGAACAAACGTTGCTGGAATTGCTTCAAAGTTTAGAAGCCGGCAGCAAGAACGTTGACACAATTCAAGGCCTTGTTTACAAGCAGGAAAACAAGGTTGGCAAAACCCCGAGAAGAGAGATTTTGAGGGATTTGGATTCTCTTCCTTTTCCCGCCTGGGATTTAATTGACCTTGAGCCGTACCGTCAAAGTTGGCTTAAACACGCGGGTTATTTTTCCGTGAACGTGGGCACAACAAGAGGTTGTCCTTTCAAATGCAATTGGTGTGCAAAGCCTATTTACGGCAATCGCTACAATGCCCGTTCACCGCAAAACGTAGTGGATGAATTGCTGCTGTTAAACGAAAACGTCAATTACGATCACATTTGGTTTTGCGACGACATTTTTGGTTTAAAGCCCGGTTGGGTACAAGAGTTTGCAGAACTCGTTTTAAAAAACAAGCTGCAACTGAAATTTAAAATTCAATCAAGAGCCGACTTGTTGGTGCAGGAAAATTATGTTTCTGCATTGGCAAAAGCCGGTTGCGAAAATGTGTGGATGGGCGCAGAAAGTGGCTCGCAAAAAATTTTGGACGCAATGGACAAAGGCACAACCGTTGATCAAATTGAAACGGCAACGGCTTTGTTGAAAAAGCACGGCATCAAACCTTCCTTTTTTATTCAGTTTGGATACCTTGGCGAAACGGGCGCAGACATTTCGTTAACGATAAAGATGATCAACAAGCTGCTGCCGCACGAAATCGGCATTTCGGTTTCTTATCCTTTGCCCGGGACAAAATTTCACGAGACGGTAAAAGAGCAATTAAAAGGGAAAGCCAACTGGACCGATTCGGATGATTTGGCCATGCTCTTTCAAAACCAGTATCCGCCGTCGTTTTACAAACAACTTCACCGCTACGTGCACAAAAGCTACCGCAAGCATTTGGCATTGAATACCGCATCGAAGCTTTTGCAAAACCCGTTGACGATGGAGTTTAACGCCGTGAAAAAAGCCTTGTCGGTGCTTTATTACATCCCCGCAACGTATCTCCAAAAAAGAAAACTCCGGCAACTCCAGCAACCCGCATGA
- a CDS encoding class I SAM-dependent methyltransferase yields the protein MSNLSDYINELKTAEAFSKQSLVFDEEYTGNTIIQYKRKRVREHVLQLVKPSSSILELNCGTGEDALYFAQGGHKVHATDVSEGMLARLREKKSLFSFGENITTELCSFNQLEALQNKGPFDAIFSNFGGLNCTSELDNVLASLDALLKPGGVVTLVIIPPFCLWETLLFFKGQFKTASRRFFSSKGRKAHIEGVYFKCWYYKPGFVTNCLKENFALQKLEGLCTLVPPSYMEGFAEKHPKLYRYLIAKEESLKESWPWRSIGDYFIISLQKKK from the coding sequence ATGAGCAACCTTTCCGACTATATTAACGAACTCAAAACGGCGGAAGCATTTTCAAAACAGTCGCTTGTTTTTGATGAAGAATACACGGGCAACACCATCATTCAATACAAACGCAAGCGTGTACGCGAACATGTGTTGCAACTGGTAAAACCTTCGTCCTCCATTCTCGAATTAAACTGCGGCACTGGCGAAGACGCTCTGTACTTTGCGCAAGGAGGACACAAAGTACACGCCACGGATGTTTCGGAAGGAATGCTAGCAAGGTTAAGAGAAAAGAAAAGCCTTTTTTCTTTCGGCGAGAATATTACAACCGAGCTTTGCTCGTTCAACCAATTGGAAGCGCTCCAAAACAAGGGGCCGTTTGATGCCATCTTCTCCAATTTCGGCGGACTGAATTGTACGAGTGAGCTGGACAACGTTCTTGCATCGCTCGACGCGTTGCTCAAGCCCGGCGGGGTTGTAACGCTGGTTATCATTCCACCTTTTTGTTTGTGGGAAACGCTCTTGTTTTTTAAAGGACAGTTTAAAACCGCATCGCGCCGTTTCTTTAGCAGCAAAGGAAGAAAAGCGCACATCGAAGGCGTTTATTTCAAATGCTGGTATTACAAGCCGGGATTTGTGACAAACTGTTTAAAAGAGAATTTTGCGCTTCAGAAACTGGAAGGCTTGTGCACGCTTGTACCGCCTTCGTACATGGAAGGCTTCGCGGAAAAACACCCGAAACTTTACCGCTATCTCATCGCAAAAGAAGAAAGCTTAAAAGAATCATGGCCGTGGCGAAGCATCGGTGATTATTTCATCATCTCTTTGCAAAAAAAGAAGTAG
- a CDS encoding glycosyltransferase family 2 protein: MLCITTVIITKNEARNIEACIRSAHAVSDDVIVVDCGSSDGTATIAGACGAKLIAVEWQCYGHSRNTGAAAAKHDWILSLDADERVSPELANALHGLDLNDGLCVYKIRRENYFAGKRLRYGTLGFEGVVRLYNRKFGQWDLFPVHEKLMTNVSKRKIKQPIIHLGISNLSEHEQKKEHYAFLGAQKYLQQNKKATFLKRFVSPLFNGAKSYFFQLGFLDGREGRQIAVTIAYYTWLKYKYLHQLRKQARGKEVVLQTAANVFASAPTSFFAKR; encoded by the coding sequence ATGCTCTGCATTACAACTGTTATCATCACGAAAAACGAAGCCCGAAATATCGAGGCTTGCATACGTTCGGCGCACGCTGTTTCCGATGACGTAATTGTTGTTGACTGCGGCAGCAGTGATGGAACGGCAACCATCGCCGGGGCTTGCGGCGCAAAACTCATTGCTGTGGAATGGCAATGCTACGGACATTCAAGAAACACAGGTGCGGCCGCTGCAAAACATGATTGGATATTGTCACTTGATGCCGACGAACGGGTAAGTCCTGAACTGGCGAATGCTTTGCACGGTCTTGATTTGAACGACGGGTTGTGCGTTTACAAGATCAGGCGTGAAAATTATTTTGCCGGCAAACGTCTTCGCTACGGAACGCTTGGCTTTGAAGGCGTGGTTCGTCTTTACAACCGCAAGTTTGGCCAGTGGGATTTATTCCCCGTTCATGAAAAATTAATGACGAACGTTTCGAAACGAAAAATAAAGCAGCCCATCATTCATTTGGGCATTTCAAATCTTAGTGAGCACGAGCAGAAAAAAGAGCATTACGCTTTTTTAGGCGCACAGAAATATTTACAGCAAAACAAAAAAGCAACCTTCCTTAAGCGCTTTGTTTCGCCGCTGTTTAACGGTGCAAAATCTTATTTCTTTCAGCTTGGTTTTTTAGACGGAAGAGAAGGCCGGCAGATTGCCGTAACCATCGCGTATTATACCTGGCTCAAGTACAAATATCTTCATCAACTTCGCAAACAGGCCCGCGGCAAAGAAGTTGTTCTGCAAACTGCGGCCAATGTTTTTGCTTCTGCGCCTACTTCTTTTTTTGCAAAGAGATGA
- a CDS encoding nucleotidyltransferase domain-containing protein, with protein MCAKTDILTTLAYFDIFKYPLTQTEIFFFLRRPYTQEDFVRALAQLLNEGQIFRFDEFFCLQDDYDLIIRRRKGNLAAKKLLDAAEGIAKFLSSFPFVRGVAVSGSLSKNYADETSDIDFFIVTKKNRLWLARSFMHLFKKFTYLFKKQHFFCMNYYVDEEGLEIKEKNIYTATELATLLPLRGIAAFQNLFKSNQWSKDFLPNHTMKIAYTKEAGNSVLKKAVEGLLNNTVGNLLDFLFMKITASRWAKKTKQKRVNANGNLMAMDVAKHCAKPDPVSFQQKFMAVYERSVLAVLRKYNQRLKPVP; from the coding sequence TTGTGCGCAAAGACCGATATATTAACCACCCTCGCTTACTTTGATATCTTCAAATACCCGCTTACGCAAACGGAAATTTTCTTTTTCCTTCGCCGTCCTTATACGCAGGAAGACTTTGTAAGAGCATTGGCCCAGCTCTTGAACGAAGGCCAAATTTTTCGCTTTGACGAGTTCTTTTGCTTGCAGGACGATTATGATCTGATCATTCGCAGAAGAAAAGGAAACCTCGCGGCTAAAAAGTTGTTGGATGCGGCGGAAGGAATAGCTAAATTTTTGTCGTCTTTTCCTTTTGTAAGAGGCGTGGCGGTATCGGGTTCGCTTTCCAAAAACTATGCGGACGAGACCTCGGACATTGATTTTTTCATTGTTACAAAAAAGAACCGGCTCTGGCTTGCCCGAAGCTTTATGCACTTGTTTAAAAAGTTTACCTACCTCTTTAAGAAGCAGCATTTTTTCTGCATGAATTATTACGTGGATGAAGAAGGACTGGAGATAAAAGAAAAAAATATTTACACGGCTACGGAACTTGCTACGCTTTTGCCTTTAAGAGGCATTGCAGCCTTTCAGAATTTGTTCAAAAGCAACCAATGGAGCAAGGATTTTCTGCCCAATCACACCATGAAAATTGCTTATACCAAAGAAGCCGGAAACAGCGTTTTGAAGAAGGCCGTTGAAGGGTTGCTGAACAACACGGTTGGCAACCTGTTGGATTTTCTGTTCATGAAAATTACCGCAAGCCGGTGGGCAAAAAAGACGAAACAAAAACGAGTCAATGCAAACGGTAACCTAATGGCTATGGACGTTGCAAAGCATTGCGCAAAGCCCGATCCGGTATCTTTTCAGCAAAAGTTTATGGCCGTTTACGAACGAAGCGTTCTTGCCGTGTTGCGCAAATACAATCAACGCTTAAAACCTGTGCCTTAA
- a CDS encoding O-antigen ligase family protein, protein MFLQNDGLANKISYWHLVLFLLTLSFDGFYSQVVLISFVVHTLIHAKRNDWNNLLRKEVFVLASVFFLTVMCTIYSSNQREAFRLLSRQSAILIFPLVLFLNRIDLRKCTKPLLLAFSFVSVLVVFYLYVDALRIIRYNHLPLSTLIKPAFLNHNFSEPIGMHATYLSLYLALSLASILYYGTSTRRPLIRTLYFFSACVLLVGLIQLESRATLIALLLLLFFVAPFFLKDKKQRGLIGISVLFVAALATVIVFAGSFRTRFLSEMKEDLSENSVATSIADSRMQRWALATDLIKKSPLIGYGAGDEVDLLKEQYFNHKLYDSYLNKLNAHNQYISFLLTGGALALTIYLYTLFWGLRLAVKAKNFLFISFVVLIAVVSVSENILSRNKGIFFYGFFFSLFVCAHCKRKTASVEYESAKQTGNLTVHSYVSIDNV, encoded by the coding sequence ATGTTTCTTCAAAACGATGGGCTTGCAAATAAAATCAGTTATTGGCACCTTGTTTTATTTCTCTTGACGCTGTCTTTCGATGGTTTTTACAGCCAGGTTGTGTTGATCAGTTTTGTCGTTCACACACTGATTCACGCAAAGCGTAATGACTGGAATAATCTTCTTCGTAAAGAAGTTTTTGTGCTTGCATCGGTCTTTTTTCTGACAGTTATGTGTACAATTTATTCAAGCAATCAGAGAGAAGCTTTTCGTCTATTGTCGAGGCAATCGGCAATTCTGATTTTTCCGCTGGTGCTTTTTCTAAACCGCATTGATTTAAGAAAATGCACAAAGCCTCTCTTACTGGCTTTTTCTTTTGTTTCCGTTCTTGTTGTTTTCTATCTCTATGTTGATGCGCTGCGAATCATTCGTTACAATCATCTTCCGCTTTCAACTTTAATAAAGCCCGCTTTCCTTAACCACAATTTTTCCGAACCCATCGGTATGCACGCCACCTATCTTTCGCTCTATCTTGCCCTTTCGCTTGCCAGCATTCTTTATTACGGCACGTCAACCAGGCGGCCATTAATTCGTACTCTCTATTTCTTCTCCGCTTGTGTTTTACTCGTTGGATTAATTCAATTGGAGTCAAGAGCTACGCTGATTGCTTTGTTGCTCCTGTTATTTTTTGTTGCACCCTTTTTTTTGAAGGATAAAAAACAAAGAGGACTTATCGGCATCTCTGTTTTATTTGTCGCCGCGCTGGCAACAGTAATTGTCTTTGCCGGCAGTTTTCGTACACGCTTTTTAAGCGAGATGAAGGAAGACCTTTCGGAAAATTCTGTAGCAACCTCTATTGCCGATTCGAGGATGCAGCGGTGGGCACTTGCAACTGATTTGATAAAGAAATCGCCGTTGATTGGTTATGGCGCCGGTGATGAAGTTGACTTATTGAAAGAACAGTATTTCAACCACAAGCTTTATGACTCTTATTTAAACAAGTTGAACGCACACAATCAATACATCAGCTTTTTGTTAACGGGCGGTGCGCTTGCGCTAACGATTTACTTGTACACGCTTTTTTGGGGTTTGCGCCTGGCGGTAAAAGCAAAGAACTTTCTTTTTATTTCGTTCGTTGTTTTAATAGCGGTAGTATCGGTTTCCGAAAACATTCTTTCGCGAAACAAAGGCATCTTTTTCTACGGCTTTTTCTTCTCCTTGTTTGTTTGTGCGCACTGCAAAAGAAAGACGGCGTCGGTTGAATACGAATCCGCAAAACAAACCGGCAACCTCACCGTTCATTCTTACGTTTCTATTGATAACGTTTAA
- a CDS encoding DUF1972 domain-containing protein — translation MKIAIIGTRGIPNHYGGFEQITEQLATGLVERGHSVTVYNSHNHPNVAKSWKGVSIQHCYDPEHMLGTAGQFVYDLNCIRHARKNNFDVWLFMGYTSSSVWHSFFPKNSIIVSNMDGMEWKRTKYAKTVQRFLKYAEKLAVKHSHFHIADSPAIKDYLDKKYSVNAKFIPYGAVLPAASEEETLRQYNLAKDDYFLLIARMEPENNVEMILDGFSASNCKKNFLVIGKTENKFGKRLVGKYGSDNRIKFLGAIFDQETVHALRANAQLYFHGHSVGGTNPSLLEAMASGSLIAAHDNIFNKAVLGNDAFYFDCAACVKALLEKTVCTETKKTFTRNNTEKIRQQYSWDKIIDAYENYFFECCQSAKNESYVSSKRWACK, via the coding sequence ATGAAAATCGCCATCATCGGAACAAGAGGAATTCCCAATCACTACGGCGGGTTTGAACAGATCACCGAACAATTGGCTACAGGACTTGTGGAAAGAGGACATAGCGTGACCGTTTACAATTCACACAATCATCCCAACGTGGCCAAGTCGTGGAAAGGCGTAAGCATTCAGCATTGTTACGATCCGGAACACATGCTCGGCACTGCCGGACAGTTTGTTTACGACCTAAACTGCATACGTCATGCACGTAAAAATAATTTCGACGTGTGGCTCTTCATGGGCTATACGAGCAGCTCGGTTTGGCATTCGTTTTTTCCAAAAAATAGCATCATTGTTTCCAACATGGACGGCATGGAATGGAAGCGAACAAAGTACGCGAAGACCGTGCAACGCTTTTTGAAATATGCGGAGAAGCTGGCGGTAAAACACAGTCATTTTCACATAGCTGATTCGCCGGCCATAAAAGATTATCTCGACAAGAAATATTCCGTCAACGCAAAGTTTATTCCTTACGGTGCGGTTCTTCCCGCTGCATCAGAAGAAGAAACGTTGCGGCAATACAATCTTGCAAAAGACGATTACTTTTTGTTGATAGCAAGAATGGAACCCGAAAACAACGTGGAGATGATATTAGATGGTTTCAGCGCCAGCAATTGCAAAAAAAATTTTTTAGTGATTGGAAAGACTGAGAACAAGTTCGGAAAAAGACTTGTTGGTAAATACGGGAGCGACAACCGTATAAAATTTCTCGGCGCCATTTTCGACCAGGAAACGGTTCATGCCCTGCGGGCCAATGCGCAACTTTATTTTCACGGGCACAGCGTTGGCGGCACCAATCCTTCGCTGCTCGAAGCCATGGCCAGCGGTTCGCTGATTGCAGCCCACGACAACATTTTCAACAAAGCAGTTCTTGGCAATGACGCTTTTTATTTTGATTGTGCGGCATGCGTGAAGGCCTTACTTGAAAAGACCGTTTGCACCGAAACAAAAAAAACGTTTACACGCAACAACACCGAAAAGATAAGGCAACAATACAGTTGGGATAAAATCATTGATGCTTACGAAAATTATTTTTTTGAATGCTGCCAAAGCGCAAAAAATGAAAGCTATGTTTCTTCAAAACGATGGGCTTGCAAATAA
- a CDS encoding 2OG-Fe(II) oxygenase — translation MIDFAFLEEQREDLRLNFLLAKPFSHLVIDNFCEEEKLLQLHAELPEIQTKSRDYVFAANKFEKSRIKDISPLFAELYNDLTSDRFQTFLRFVSNEAVFVDKDFHGGGIHQGKKNSFLDMHIDFNYHPLHKFWYRHLNLLLYLNKDWKVEYGGHLKLKDMRSGEQKSIAVPFNRMIVQLTGKYTLHGYDLTHFPDGMYRTSIAAYAYCLHQNHVEKPRTTDWHPQDGSAIKNLLARIYDPAVKMKNKFFGSSTARNQ, via the coding sequence ATGATAGACTTTGCATTTTTGGAAGAACAGCGCGAAGACCTGCGGTTGAACTTTCTTCTTGCCAAACCTTTTTCGCATTTGGTGATTGACAACTTTTGCGAAGAAGAAAAACTGTTGCAACTGCACGCAGAGCTTCCCGAGATCCAAACAAAGAGCCGCGATTATGTTTTTGCCGCCAACAAATTTGAGAAGTCGCGCATCAAGGATATTTCGCCGCTGTTTGCGGAATTGTATAACGATCTCACCTCGGACCGCTTTCAAACTTTTCTTCGCTTTGTTTCAAACGAAGCTGTTTTTGTGGACAAAGACTTTCACGGCGGCGGCATTCACCAGGGAAAGAAGAACAGTTTCCTCGACATGCACATTGACTTTAATTACCATCCGCTACACAAGTTTTGGTACCGGCATTTGAATTTGTTGCTCTACCTGAACAAAGATTGGAAAGTAGAGTACGGCGGACATTTAAAACTAAAGGATATGCGTAGTGGAGAACAAAAATCCATCGCCGTTCCGTTTAACCGGATGATTGTTCAACTCACGGGCAAGTACACCTTGCACGGCTACGACTTAACGCATTTTCCCGATGGTATGTACCGCACGTCCATTGCCGCTTATGCTTATTGTCTGCATCAAAATCACGTTGAAAAACCGCGTACAACAGACTGGCATCCGCAAGACGGCAGTGCGATCAAAAACCTGCTGGCGCGGATATACGATCCCGCAGTAAAAATGAAGAACAAATTTTTTGGAAGTTCAACGGCAAGAAACCAATGA
- a CDS encoding glycosyltransferase family 4 protein, with protein sequence MKERLKIFVDAHCFDTEYQGSRTFVKEIYRAMSVKKDIVLYLAANDIGKLQENFPSGENIVFLKYRSRQSFFRLACEIPLLIRKHRIDVAHFQYITPLFKNCRQVVTIHDVIFNDYPGEFSKGYRLLKGFLYKRSTKTADVLTTVSTFSKTSIQKHLTNCNPVHVIANGVSKKFFAAHDKEEARAFLKKRYGIENIILYVSRIEPRKNHAALLQAYLDLKAYEKGHHLVFIGHETKPVVALNTMLRVVTPDAKQQIHFLTNIGDEDLLRFYRAAHVFVYPSKAEGFGIPPLEAGAVGVPVLCSSSSAMKEFSFFGDSLFEPMDYERLKKALAAILQKEHDTDNLKKISEQIRAGYSWEASAEKLYGLIK encoded by the coding sequence ATGAAGGAGCGACTGAAGATATTTGTGGATGCGCACTGCTTTGATACGGAATACCAGGGGTCAAGAACCTTTGTGAAAGAGATTTACCGTGCGATGTCTGTGAAGAAAGATATCGTGCTTTATCTCGCTGCAAACGATATTGGCAAACTGCAGGAAAACTTTCCGTCGGGTGAGAACATTGTCTTTTTAAAATACAGAAGCAGGCAAAGTTTTTTTCGGCTTGCTTGCGAAATTCCATTGTTGATTAGAAAGCACAGGATTGACGTTGCGCATTTTCAATACATCACACCCTTGTTTAAAAATTGCAGGCAGGTTGTTACCATTCACGATGTTATTTTCAACGATTACCCCGGAGAGTTTTCAAAAGGATATCGCCTGCTGAAAGGCTTTCTTTACAAACGCTCAACCAAAACAGCGGATGTGCTGACAACAGTTTCTACTTTTTCAAAAACATCAATCCAAAAACACCTGACGAACTGTAATCCCGTACACGTAATTGCAAACGGTGTGAGTAAAAAGTTTTTTGCAGCGCATGACAAGGAAGAAGCAAGAGCGTTTCTGAAAAAGAGATACGGGATTGAAAATATTATTCTTTACGTGAGCCGCATAGAGCCCCGGAAAAATCATGCGGCTTTACTTCAAGCTTATCTTGATTTGAAAGCATACGAGAAGGGGCATCATCTTGTCTTTATTGGTCACGAAACGAAGCCGGTTGTAGCGTTAAACACAATGCTGAGAGTAGTCACGCCGGACGCAAAACAGCAAATTCATTTTCTCACAAACATTGGTGATGAAGACCTGTTGCGATTTTACCGCGCTGCACACGTATTTGTTTATCCGTCAAAAGCTGAAGGTTTTGGTATTCCACCGTTAGAGGCAGGTGCGGTTGGGGTGCCGGTTCTTTGCTCTTCTTCGTCGGCAATGAAAGAGTTTTCTTTTTTCGGCGATAGCCTCTTTGAGCCAATGGATTACGAACGCTTGAAAAAAGCATTGGCAGCCATTCTTCAAAAAGAACACGACACCGATAATCTCAAAAAAATTTCAGAACAAATCCGCGCCGGTTATTCATGGGAAGCTTCGGCGGAAAAACTTTATGGCCTCATCAAATAA
- a CDS encoding glycosyltransferase family 2 protein, translated as MSEVKLSVLMPAYNVAAYIGDAIASVLNQSFKEFELVIVNDGSTDNTGSIIRNFNDGRIVLINQENKGIAAALNKALEIAKGDYVARFDADDICYPHRLAKQYNFMTAHSSCVIAGSAADYVDEKGEYVFTNYPPAYTDDEIRSVLKRICPFIHSSVICKKTALLKHGGYNEHAHSFEDHLLWQSVLSEGRVVNFHEPLIQVRLNPESVTIDEQWRPRTFHQIKQRVIEENFITAKQGEELLQIIQSQNNPQLKESAYHSLLAKKFLWNNYQPQKARKSLKKVLVQNKLHWKSYCFYALSFLPRTVLQKGYRLLKPQAVYLTHQRKN; from the coding sequence ATGAGCGAGGTAAAACTATCCGTGCTGATGCCTGCGTATAACGTGGCGGCTTACATCGGCGATGCGATTGCTTCGGTATTGAACCAATCTTTTAAAGAGTTTGAATTGGTGATTGTGAACGACGGTTCAACCGATAACACCGGAAGCATCATTCGTAATTTCAACGACGGGCGGATTGTCTTAATCAACCAGGAAAACAAAGGCATTGCAGCAGCGCTAAACAAAGCACTGGAAATAGCCAAGGGCGATTACGTTGCCCGCTTTGATGCAGATGATATTTGCTATCCGCATCGCCTGGCAAAGCAATATAACTTCATGACCGCACATTCTTCCTGCGTCATCGCCGGTTCGGCCGCTGATTACGTGGATGAAAAAGGCGAATACGTGTTCACTAATTATCCGCCGGCTTACACGGATGATGAGATCAGGTCTGTGCTAAAACGAATTTGCCCGTTCATTCACTCCAGTGTTATCTGCAAAAAGACGGCGTTGTTAAAGCACGGCGGTTACAACGAACATGCGCACAGTTTTGAAGATCATCTCTTATGGCAGTCTGTTCTTAGCGAAGGACGGGTTGTAAATTTTCACGAGCCACTGATACAGGTTCGCCTCAATCCTGAATCGGTAACCATTGACGAACAATGGCGGCCGCGGACTTTTCATCAAATCAAACAGCGTGTGATTGAAGAAAATTTCATTACCGCAAAACAAGGCGAAGAACTGCTGCAAATCATTCAGTCGCAAAACAACCCGCAACTAAAGGAAAGCGCTTATCATTCTCTTTTGGCAAAGAAGTTTTTGTGGAACAATTACCAGCCGCAAAAGGCACGAAAGAGTTTGAAAAAAGTGCTTGTGCAAAACAAACTTCACTGGAAGAGTTATTGTTTTTATGCACTTTCTTTTTTGCCCCGCACCGTGTTGCAAAAAGGCTACAGGCTTTTAAAGCCGCAAGCTGTTTATCTCACCCATCAAAGGAAAAATTAG